In Aridibaculum aurantiacum, the following proteins share a genomic window:
- a CDS encoding thiol-disulfide oxidoreductase DCC family protein: MSSNPIIFFDGMCNLCSSSVQFVIKRDKRKLFRFASLQSDFGQQVMKQFDMDPSELGSVVLYKNGKLYTRSTAALLIAKELSGAWPLLAAFIVVPPVIRNGVYNFVAANRYKWFGKKTECWLPSAEMRERFQV; the protein is encoded by the coding sequence ATGTCTTCAAACCCAATCATATTCTTCGACGGGATGTGCAACTTGTGCAGCAGTAGTGTACAGTTTGTAATCAAGCGCGATAAGAGGAAGCTATTCAGATTTGCTTCGTTGCAGTCAGATTTTGGTCAGCAGGTAATGAAGCAATTTGATATGGACCCAAGCGAGCTGGGTTCTGTGGTTTTGTACAAAAACGGAAAATTATATACCCGCTCTACCGCCGCCTTACTAATAGCAAAAGAACTTTCCGGAGCATGGCCTCTGTTGGCTGCATTTATAGTAGTACCGCCTGTTATCAGGAATGGCGTGTATAATTTTGTAGCAGCTAACCGCTATAAATGGTTTGGAAAGAAAACTGAATGCTGGTTACCCAGTGCTGAAATGAGGGAAAGGTTCCAGGTTTAA
- a CDS encoding ArnT family glycosyltransferase, with the protein MNLNKLPAELLIILVASLLFIPFLGATHLFDWDEINFAESSREMIVTGNYGIPMINFQPFWEKPPLFFWLQVISMKMFGINEFAARFPNAVCGIITLVLFFRLGKKMVNERFGWIWVLVYAGSLLPHLYFKSGIIDPWFNLFIFLSIYYLARYSSEEKIYSTSAIVWSGLYAGLAVMTKGPVALIIIGLCYGVFAITNRFRHFMRVKHIFLFLLVTTAVGSIWFIALLLNGQQQIIYEFINYQVRLFRTEDAGHGGPFFYHFIVLLIGCFPAAAIALLAMQIKKQGNTAPPHFHKWMIILFWVVLLLFSIVKTKIVHYSSLCYFPLSFLAATGFYNLYRRKLLLPMWNKILQVFTGFLLAAVIIAAGSIDRLKPLLLKPGVIDDEFAKANLQADVHWTGFEILPGILLLAAVLFFAFANSRKIKRALLILFITSAIAFNILLVLIAPKVEPYSQGAAIEFYKSKVEENAIVEPIEFFSYAHLFYTKRPAHLGGPVTDSVLAMTTQPTIPVYFVSKIQDEERLAAERPEMQKMYTKNGFVFYRLKR; encoded by the coding sequence ATGAACTTGAACAAGTTGCCTGCCGAATTGCTGATCATACTAGTAGCTTCTTTATTATTTATTCCCTTTTTAGGTGCTACACATTTGTTCGATTGGGATGAAATAAATTTCGCAGAATCAAGTCGCGAGATGATCGTTACAGGTAACTATGGAATACCCATGATCAACTTTCAGCCGTTCTGGGAAAAACCACCTCTGTTCTTTTGGTTGCAGGTTATTAGTATGAAGATGTTTGGCATTAATGAATTTGCTGCACGTTTTCCCAATGCAGTATGCGGCATCATTACACTTGTTCTTTTTTTCAGGCTTGGTAAAAAAATGGTGAATGAACGCTTTGGCTGGATATGGGTGTTGGTATATGCTGGTTCATTGTTGCCTCACCTGTATTTCAAATCAGGCATTATAGATCCATGGTTCAACCTGTTCATATTTCTTTCTATCTACTACCTGGCGCGCTATAGCAGCGAAGAAAAAATATACTCTACCTCAGCTATTGTATGGTCAGGTTTATATGCAGGATTGGCTGTTATGACCAAAGGTCCGGTAGCGCTTATCATCATAGGTTTATGTTACGGTGTATTTGCCATAACCAACAGGTTTAGGCATTTCATGCGCGTAAAGCACATCTTCCTTTTCTTACTGGTAACTACAGCTGTAGGAAGTATATGGTTTATCGCACTCCTGCTGAACGGGCAGCAGCAGATCATCTACGAATTCATTAATTACCAGGTACGGCTATTTAGAACTGAAGATGCAGGACATGGCGGACCTTTCTTCTATCATTTTATTGTTTTACTAATTGGTTGTTTCCCGGCTGCTGCCATAGCACTGTTGGCCATGCAAATAAAAAAGCAGGGAAATACGGCACCGCCACATTTTCATAAATGGATGATCATTTTGTTTTGGGTGGTGCTACTCCTGTTTTCCATTGTCAAAACCAAGATCGTCCACTACTCATCACTATGTTATTTTCCATTAAGCTTTTTGGCAGCTACTGGATTTTACAACCTATACAGGCGCAAGCTACTCCTGCCCATGTGGAATAAGATCTTGCAGGTGTTTACAGGATTTTTACTTGCTGCGGTCATCATAGCTGCGGGAAGTATTGACAGGCTAAAGCCACTACTATTGAAGCCGGGAGTAATTGATGATGAATTTGCCAAAGCGAACTTGCAGGCAGATGTTCATTGGACAGGTTTTGAGATCTTACCTGGTATATTACTATTGGCAGCAGTATTATTTTTTGCTTTTGCTAATTCACGGAAAATAAAAAGAGCATTGTTAATTCTATTTATTACTTCGGCTATTGCTTTTAATATTTTACTTGTATTGATAGCGCCTAAAGTAGAGCCTTACTCGCAAGGTGCAGCCATTGAATTTTATAAATCTAAAGTGGAAGAAAATGCCATTGTAGAGCCTATAGAATTTTTCAGCTACGCTCATTTGTTCTATACAAAACGACCGGCACACCTTGGAGGCCCGGTTACGGATAGTGTATTAGCGATGACCACGCAGCCAACTATTCCTGTATATTTTGTAAGTAAAATACAGGACGAAGAAAGACTGGCAGCTGAGCGACCAGAAATGCAAAAGATGTATACGAAAAATGGATTTGTCTTCTACCGGCTAAAGCGCTAG
- a CDS encoding PQQ-dependent sugar dehydrogenase, producing the protein MQKLTCWLVAATISFAAISCIDKQKVSNGNVAAAGQQEVSKDLFQVQTLVKGLQNPWGMVFLPDGRMLVTERAGSIRIIQNDQLQAEKIQGVPEVYARGQGGLMDIVLHPDYRTNGWIYISYAKPGNGGGTTTVARAKLQGNQLVGLQELFSVHPYINSGVHFGSRIVFDGKGYMYISTGERGNKQNAQDLTTHNGKVIRLFDDGRVPPDNPFVNRSDAKPEIWSYGHRNIQGMVYDESKNILWAHEHGPRGGDELNIVQKAKNYGWPLVTHGKDYDGTVISDKNTMEGIEPSIHQWTPSIAPCGMALVRGNKYKGWKGNLLVGALAHKHVARVVVNNGKYVSEEKLLDGLGRVRAVSESPDGIIYVLTEGPDQLIRLNPK; encoded by the coding sequence ATGCAAAAGTTAACCTGCTGGTTGGTTGCCGCCACTATTTCCTTCGCCGCCATTTCTTGTATTGATAAACAAAAAGTAAGTAATGGAAATGTTGCAGCTGCTGGCCAGCAGGAGGTAAGTAAAGACCTCTTCCAGGTGCAGACACTTGTAAAGGGTTTGCAGAATCCATGGGGGATGGTTTTCTTACCAGATGGCAGAATGCTGGTAACAGAGCGAGCAGGATCAATACGCATTATACAAAATGACCAGTTGCAGGCGGAGAAAATACAAGGCGTGCCTGAAGTGTATGCCCGTGGCCAGGGTGGTTTGATGGATATTGTACTTCACCCTGACTACCGTACCAACGGCTGGATCTATATTTCTTATGCTAAGCCCGGCAATGGTGGTGGAACTACCACTGTGGCTCGTGCAAAGTTGCAAGGCAACCAACTGGTAGGTTTACAGGAACTATTTTCTGTACATCCTTACATAAACTCCGGTGTCCACTTTGGAAGCAGGATAGTGTTTGACGGCAAAGGTTATATGTACATAAGTACAGGTGAAAGAGGAAACAAGCAAAATGCCCAGGATCTGACTACGCACAATGGCAAAGTGATCAGGCTTTTTGATGATGGTCGTGTGCCACCGGATAATCCTTTCGTCAACAGGTCGGATGCTAAGCCTGAAATCTGGAGTTATGGCCATCGCAACATCCAGGGAATGGTGTATGATGAAAGCAAGAATATTCTTTGGGCTCACGAGCATGGTCCGCGTGGAGGAGATGAATTAAATATTGTGCAAAAAGCAAAGAACTATGGCTGGCCGCTGGTTACGCATGGTAAGGATTACGATGGGACTGTAATCTCTGATAAAAACACTATGGAAGGGATAGAACCGTCTATACACCAGTGGACGCCATCAATTGCACCTTGTGGAATGGCACTGGTTAGAGGAAATAAGTACAAGGGTTGGAAGGGCAATCTATTGGTTGGCGCCTTGGCTCATAAGCATGTGGCAAGGGTTGTAGTCAACAATGGTAAATATGTTTCAGAAGAAAAGCTACTTGATGGCTTAGGTAGGGTGCGGGCAGTATCCGAAAGCCCTGATGGAATTATTTACGTACTTACCGAAGGACCTGATCAATTAATACGACTAAATCCAAAGTAA
- a CDS encoding DUF5686 family protein: MMHIKLLPALYRRKTTVSKTYPFIWLLIILLSAASLTAGAQQITGTVVDTSGNPLPFATIKFINSKQGLVADLNGRFSFAATKEKESFEVSYLNYEPQKVEALAGKTGLNIILRPLPSQLTAVIVTSTSNKLRRILQAAVENRSQHNPDNYTWYRCHIYYKMVADILIPDSVIKKDTSKESIRFQKIMDEQHMLVNETYSTRTWQRPAKLQEDILATRMSGFKHPITSLVTNVLPFHSYNDFINLNGKDYKSPLSRGLFQHFSYRLSDELLQGSDTVWVINFAPKKLADGLQGTLFIHSSGYAISNLSAHRIDSTTRRNIGIEQQYKQVDGKWFPHQLNYHIKWQLAMLGSGTLSMKGNSEIDSLSFVPLASYKFDRAHTARLAPTAHLTEDSTWKELRPVELQPKEARTFVVMDSISKEKNFDWMIRLTEKLVENKLPAKMFDINLPRIYSYNQYEQSRFGFGMQTNEKILKWASIGGWGGYGVGDKTWKYGGFGEVYLDRYKEFMISGSYYKDLRDPGRIQLHNELDKNYLRMFLMNRVDMVEGWNASVTKKLGYLTATITGTKENIQPQYPYQFVENNTAHNRFYVKELSLTLRYAFGETTAPVFGRYYSSGSKYPVLYSRITRGIIENSNITYTQAIGAIKWEKNINRWGKENFLLLAGASFSKHQLPISKLFAGNGFLSEVRSIYVFGGMQTMRPYDYYSDRFINFYWMHNLPNALFKAKLTRAFSTAPTPAIGHNVLWGTMKNPQLHAGVEFSVPDNAYHESGLMLNQLLRLKMMGMFYMSLNAGYFYHWTPTISATNGRLVFGIGAEF; the protein is encoded by the coding sequence ATGATGCACATCAAACTGCTACCTGCATTGTACCGAAGAAAAACTACTGTATCCAAGACCTACCCTTTTATATGGCTGCTAATAATACTCCTTTCAGCAGCATCACTTACAGCTGGAGCTCAGCAGATCACCGGTACGGTGGTTGACACTTCAGGAAATCCTTTACCATTTGCCACCATAAAATTTATTAACAGCAAACAAGGATTGGTTGCTGACCTTAACGGAAGGTTTTCATTTGCTGCAACAAAGGAGAAAGAAAGTTTTGAAGTATCGTACCTGAATTATGAACCGCAGAAAGTAGAAGCTCTTGCTGGCAAAACAGGGCTGAATATTATACTGAGGCCGCTACCTTCTCAATTGACTGCAGTTATTGTTACCAGCACCAGCAATAAGTTGAGAAGGATACTGCAAGCAGCCGTTGAAAACAGGAGCCAGCATAACCCGGATAACTACACTTGGTACAGATGCCACATCTATTATAAAATGGTGGCGGATATTCTTATTCCAGATTCGGTTATAAAAAAAGATACCAGCAAAGAAAGCATTCGCTTCCAGAAAATAATGGATGAGCAACATATGCTGGTAAATGAAACCTATAGCACCAGGACATGGCAACGTCCTGCTAAGCTACAGGAAGACATTCTTGCTACCAGGATGTCTGGCTTCAAACACCCGATCACAAGCCTTGTAACCAACGTGCTTCCATTTCACTCTTACAACGATTTCATTAACCTGAATGGAAAGGACTATAAAAGTCCATTGAGCAGAGGTTTGTTCCAGCACTTTTCTTACAGACTGTCTGATGAGCTATTGCAGGGAAGTGATACAGTATGGGTAATAAATTTTGCACCTAAAAAACTAGCTGATGGTTTACAGGGAACCTTGTTCATTCATTCAAGTGGATATGCAATTTCTAATTTATCAGCGCATAGGATTGATAGCACCACAAGGAGAAACATTGGGATTGAACAACAGTATAAACAGGTAGATGGAAAGTGGTTTCCTCACCAGTTGAATTACCACATCAAGTGGCAACTAGCCATGTTGGGTAGCGGAACTTTATCAATGAAAGGAAATTCAGAAATTGATTCTTTAAGCTTTGTGCCACTTGCATCGTATAAGTTCGACAGAGCGCATACTGCGCGTTTAGCTCCTACAGCACACCTTACAGAAGATAGCACATGGAAAGAACTGCGCCCGGTAGAACTGCAGCCAAAAGAAGCAAGAACCTTCGTGGTGATGGACAGCATTTCGAAAGAAAAGAATTTCGACTGGATGATCCGTCTTACAGAAAAGCTGGTAGAGAATAAGCTGCCGGCAAAAATGTTTGATATAAACCTGCCACGCATCTATAGCTACAACCAGTATGAACAAAGTCGCTTTGGCTTCGGCATGCAGACGAATGAAAAAATTCTAAAATGGGCAAGTATAGGTGGATGGGGCGGCTATGGTGTTGGCGATAAAACATGGAAGTATGGTGGCTTTGGTGAAGTATACCTCGACAGGTACAAAGAGTTCATGATAAGTGGATCGTATTACAAAGATCTCCGCGATCCGGGTAGGATACAATTACACAATGAATTGGATAAAAACTACCTGCGGATGTTTCTTATGAACCGAGTTGACATGGTGGAAGGTTGGAATGCATCGGTAACCAAAAAACTAGGATATCTCACAGCAACCATTACCGGAACTAAAGAAAACATACAGCCTCAATATCCTTACCAGTTCGTTGAGAATAATACGGCTCATAATCGTTTTTATGTAAAGGAGCTTTCGCTCACCTTACGCTATGCATTTGGAGAAACAACAGCACCTGTATTTGGAAGGTATTATTCTTCCGGTAGTAAATATCCCGTGCTTTATTCGCGCATTACCCGCGGAATAATTGAAAATTCAAACATCACGTACACGCAAGCCATCGGCGCCATTAAGTGGGAAAAGAATATAAACAGGTGGGGCAAAGAGAACTTCTTATTATTAGCGGGTGCAAGCTTTAGCAAACACCAGCTGCCCATCAGTAAGTTATTTGCAGGTAATGGTTTTCTTTCAGAGGTTCGTTCTATCTATGTGTTTGGCGGCATGCAAACCATGCGTCCTTACGATTATTACAGCGATAGGTTCATCAACTTTTACTGGATGCACAATTTGCCAAATGCGTTATTTAAAGCAAAGCTTACCCGCGCCTTTAGCACTGCACCTACACCAGCGATAGGTCATAATGTTTTATGGGGAACGATGAAAAATCCTCAGCTACATGCAGGCGTAGAATTCTCTGTACCTGACAATGCTTATCATGAAAGTGGTCTTATGCTCAACCAGCTACTCCGGTTAAAAATGATGGGCATGTTCTATATGTCGTTGAACGCAGGATATTTCTATCACTGGACACCTACTATATCTGCAACAAATGGAAGGCTTGTTTTTGGAATAGGTGCAGAGTTCTAA
- a CDS encoding phosphatase PAP2 family protein yields the protein MKRILLTSFIALFSFSCFSQDTTSTSSIDSSLLEVTPAPPIADTLMPLAFDHSNAVKDNTKAFSPYTTRFKTEAAIIGASVAVNYIGFQLIRNKRDLTPDELARKTPDRLMFMDRWNAGYYSAKADRDSYILFNGSYVYPLAIMLLDKKQRQKFGQLAVLYLETIGITGSMYTLTAGLVYRSRPYVYGNIAPVEMRMSKGAQRSFYGGHVATTAAFSFFTAQVFRDFHPNSKLRPYVWSLAAVLPAIMAYERYKAGYHFLSDSFIAYTIGAATGILVPHLHKNKKLKDFSLKPTVVNGAQGLSMVYKIR from the coding sequence ATGAAAAGGATTTTACTTACTTCTTTCATTGCACTTTTCTCATTCAGTTGTTTTTCACAGGATACTACTTCTACATCCAGCATTGACAGTAGCCTTTTAGAAGTAACACCAGCCCCACCTATTGCTGATACACTGATGCCTTTAGCGTTTGATCATTCCAATGCTGTAAAGGATAATACAAAAGCTTTTTCTCCCTACACTACACGTTTCAAAACAGAAGCTGCCATCATTGGAGCATCGGTTGCCGTCAACTACATAGGCTTCCAGCTTATACGTAATAAGCGGGATCTTACGCCTGATGAGCTAGCAAGGAAAACGCCAGACAGGTTGATGTTTATGGACAGGTGGAATGCTGGCTATTATTCTGCCAAAGCAGACAGGGATAGTTATATACTTTTCAATGGCTCCTATGTTTATCCTTTAGCTATCATGCTGCTTGATAAAAAGCAAAGGCAGAAGTTTGGACAGCTGGCGGTTTTATACCTTGAAACTATAGGCATCACAGGAAGTATGTATACACTTACTGCAGGACTTGTTTATCGCAGTCGCCCTTATGTGTATGGTAATATAGCGCCTGTAGAAATGCGCATGTCAAAAGGTGCGCAACGTTCTTTTTATGGAGGACATGTGGCTACAACGGCTGCCTTTAGTTTCTTCACTGCACAGGTCTTTCGCGATTTTCACCCTAATTCAAAACTTCGTCCCTATGTATGGTCGCTGGCTGCTGTGCTGCCCGCAATAATGGCGTACGAACGTTATAAAGCAGGATATCATTTTTTAAGCGACTCCTTCATTGCATATACCATTGGTGCGGCTACTGGCATATTGGTTCCTCATTTACATAAGAATAAAAAGCTGAAGGATTTCTCTCTGAAGCCTACCGTGGTGAATGGTGCACAAGGACTTTCTATGGTATACAAGATCAGGTAA
- a CDS encoding HPF/RaiA family ribosome-associated protein, producing the protein MNYTENFQGIRVDVQAVDITIPDDLQQSIRDMIVKLQRYVREINWVDAYFNIEEGNSTNQKNFSMRVGVPGPDVFAADSGDEWLPLMRSVEEKLRRQMEKSKNS; encoded by the coding sequence ATGAATTATACTGAAAACTTCCAGGGCATCAGAGTAGATGTACAAGCTGTTGACATCACCATTCCAGATGACCTTCAACAAAGCATCCGTGATATGATAGTAAAGCTGCAGCGCTATGTTCGTGAAATAAATTGGGTGGATGCTTATTTCAATATTGAAGAAGGAAACTCTACTAACCAGAAAAATTTCAGCATGCGTGTTGGTGTTCCCGGACCTGATGTTTTTGCTGCTGACTCTGGCGATGAGTGGTTGCCACTGATGAGAAGTGTAGAAGAAAAACTGCGTCGTCAAATGGAGAAGTCGAAGAACTCATAA
- a CDS encoding porin family protein gives MKSKILLLLFIAVSSISIAQSPVSFGVRGGVTSYGMQGDAVNNLKDILDFTNGMVATEDRKGFFAGAFANISVGETFSIEPGVYYTQKGYQLRGDFNLKGLEFIGANARARLQSEYLDIPVLVKANLGGFQVFAGPQVSYLLKINFRTTAGVFGFNLFDRKMDATEQFNRLDAGVTGGVAYQFANGLNVSAAYDHGLTRVDNNRNVESYNRGFKVGVGIKF, from the coding sequence ATGAAATCAAAAATTTTACTCCTTCTTTTCATTGCTGTTTCTTCTATTTCTATCGCTCAGTCACCTGTCAGCTTTGGTGTACGTGGTGGTGTTACTTCTTATGGTATGCAGGGCGATGCAGTGAATAATCTAAAAGACATCCTTGACTTTACCAATGGTATGGTAGCCACAGAAGATAGAAAAGGTTTTTTTGCCGGCGCATTCGCCAACATATCTGTAGGTGAAACTTTTTCTATTGAACCAGGCGTCTATTATACCCAAAAAGGTTACCAGCTAAGAGGCGACTTCAACCTAAAGGGACTTGAGTTTATTGGTGCAAATGCAAGAGCAAGATTACAATCAGAATACCTGGATATTCCTGTACTTGTGAAAGCTAATCTTGGTGGATTTCAAGTGTTCGCAGGCCCGCAGGTTTCTTATCTACTAAAGATTAATTTCCGCACAACTGCAGGTGTTTTTGGCTTTAATCTATTTGACAGGAAAATGGATGCAACAGAACAATTCAATCGCCTTGATGCAGGTGTTACTGGTGGTGTGGCTTACCAGTTTGCAAATGGTCTGAATGTTTCAGCTGCCTACGATCATGGACTGACCCGCGTAGATAACAACCGCAATGTTGAGTCTTATAACCGCGGTTTCAAGGTAGGTGTAGGTATTAAATTCTAA
- a CDS encoding DUF3857 domain-containing protein, with protein MDIRKEYFASISTAMKSFTAFLLTCFLFVVNNPVLAQNKKVTSAPMPSWVVSNPVNYNVSALEKEAEDGYFDMLFEKQVNVADEVVYIKKALKILNESGVENASEVSVGFNPAYQQLAFHAINIKRGNEFIDKLQVKKFKVLQQETDAYRHLYDGNLTALLLLDDVRKGDVIEFSYSIKGTNPILDGKYADFFDMGYSVPVGSLYYRVLSPVTRPLYVESIGGKNDPVVVRKKDNKEYVWSLVDVAPVKIDANVPSWYQAFPLVSVSEYNDWHDVRKWANSLFPTATIGAPLKKKIDAIKSTYINDADRAAAALRFVQDDIRYLGIEMGVNSYKPAEPNKVFAQRYGDCKDKCYLLVTMLQAMGIQATPVMVNSSNKKGIYNWLPSPKAFDHVTVRMTVNGAYRFVDPTNSYQRGPLQFISYPDYQAGLVLADSTVGLTALEAHEPGKIDVKEIFAAPDKEGTVRLTVVTKNSGSYADAARAEFATNSLSAMQKNFTSFYAAYFEAIKADSINYKDDEVKGSFTVYEYYSIKDFWQRDKEEQLASFSAYVINSYLKRPKEKTRDMPMYIGYPARYKEFIEVTLPEEWQLEDFNANIRNSAFSYRASSTVKGNKLLLLYEYETHKDFLSPGEVPLMVAALKQIDEKLGWQVTTNDEAVAPNPQKKDLSPVDQKTIYRKLAIFFLLLTAVVIFFIIRHKRNQRKSEEYYDRFNEQFQLLKNKTQDKEQQPHNLN; from the coding sequence ATGGATATAAGAAAAGAATACTTTGCAAGTATATCAACCGCCATGAAATCCTTTACTGCCTTCCTTCTTACGTGTTTTCTATTTGTAGTTAATAATCCTGTTTTAGCGCAAAACAAGAAAGTTACATCTGCTCCCATGCCTTCGTGGGTTGTTTCCAATCCAGTTAATTACAATGTTTCTGCATTGGAAAAAGAAGCTGAAGATGGTTACTTCGATATGCTTTTTGAGAAACAAGTGAATGTTGCTGATGAAGTAGTTTACATAAAGAAGGCTTTAAAAATTCTGAATGAATCTGGTGTTGAAAATGCATCGGAGGTATCCGTTGGTTTCAATCCTGCTTACCAGCAACTGGCTTTTCATGCTATCAACATCAAAAGGGGAAATGAGTTTATCGACAAGTTGCAGGTAAAGAAATTCAAGGTTCTGCAACAAGAAACTGATGCTTACAGGCATTTGTACGATGGTAATCTTACTGCTCTTCTTTTACTCGATGATGTACGGAAAGGTGACGTGATCGAGTTTTCGTATAGCATCAAAGGAACTAATCCAATACTTGATGGTAAGTATGCGGATTTTTTCGACATGGGTTATTCAGTACCGGTGGGTAGTTTATATTATCGCGTGCTGTCACCGGTTACCCGGCCTCTTTATGTAGAAAGTATAGGTGGAAAAAATGATCCGGTAGTTGTTCGCAAAAAGGACAACAAAGAATATGTATGGTCGCTGGTGGATGTGGCGCCTGTAAAGATCGATGCGAATGTTCCATCATGGTACCAGGCGTTTCCCCTTGTTTCGGTAAGCGAATACAATGATTGGCATGATGTACGCAAATGGGCTAATTCTTTATTTCCTACTGCTACCATTGGTGCTCCTTTAAAGAAAAAGATAGACGCTATCAAGTCTACATACATTAATGATGCTGATCGTGCTGCTGCCGCTCTTCGTTTTGTGCAGGATGATATTCGTTACCTAGGCATCGAGATGGGCGTAAATTCTTACAAACCCGCTGAACCCAATAAAGTTTTTGCGCAGCGCTATGGCGACTGCAAAGACAAGTGTTATTTGCTGGTAACGATGTTGCAGGCTATGGGCATCCAGGCAACGCCGGTCATGGTCAATTCATCGAACAAGAAAGGTATCTATAACTGGCTGCCTTCACCAAAGGCATTCGATCATGTAACCGTGCGTATGACGGTTAATGGTGCGTATCGATTTGTTGATCCTACAAATAGCTACCAGCGTGGACCGTTGCAGTTTATTTCTTACCCTGATTACCAGGCAGGTCTTGTACTTGCGGATAGCACCGTTGGATTAACAGCACTGGAGGCACATGAACCTGGTAAAATAGATGTGAAGGAAATATTTGCTGCGCCTGACAAAGAAGGAACAGTAAGATTGACCGTGGTTACAAAAAACAGCGGGTCGTATGCAGATGCTGCAAGGGCAGAATTTGCTACCAATAGTTTATCTGCCATGCAAAAGAATTTCACCAGTTTTTATGCTGCCTATTTTGAAGCCATAAAAGCTGATAGCATCAACTATAAAGATGATGAGGTGAAAGGAAGTTTTACGGTGTATGAGTATTATTCAATTAAAGATTTCTGGCAGCGTGATAAAGAAGAACAGCTGGCAAGTTTCTCTGCGTATGTTATCAATAGTTATCTAAAACGGCCAAAAGAGAAAACACGTGATATGCCTATGTATATAGGTTATCCTGCCCGTTACAAAGAGTTTATTGAGGTCACTTTACCAGAAGAATGGCAGCTGGAGGATTTTAATGCAAACATCCGGAATAGTGCCTTTTCGTACAGGGCCAGCTCTACTGTAAAAGGAAACAAGCTGCTATTGTTGTACGAATATGAAACGCACAAAGATTTTCTTTCGCCTGGAGAAGTGCCACTGATGGTAGCTGCACTTAAGCAGATTGATGAAAAGCTGGGCTGGCAGGTAACCACCAATGATGAAGCCGTAGCCCCGAACCCGCAAAAGAAAGACCTGTCTCCTGTTGATCAAAAAACAATCTATCGTAAGCTGGCTATTTTTTTCCTTCTTCTAACTGCTGTCGTTATATTCTTCATCATCCGGCATAAGAGAAACCAGCGTAAATCTGAAGAATACTACGATCGTTTCAACGAGCAGTTCCAGTTGCTGAAGAATAAAACACAGGATAAAGAACAGCAACCCCATAATCTCAATTAG